The window aagatctaaaggtccctggttcgatCCCGGGTTTCGGCAACTGGTTTTGATCCCATTTCATGTGATATTATAAGTAACGGAAGTCTTCAGTTTCAACAAAAGTCAATACTTGCATAAAATGCCCCCATGCATGAAGTGATTGGCATatatgaagtttaaaaaaaaaaaatctttatttaatttggtgtaaatactgTTTGAACCatcatacacaaaaacaaattccaTGTAAAcatacctggcaataaactaaACTTGATTCTTATTCAActcaacacatttattaaactaaCAAAAAACTTTGATTTTACCTCGATAAGTGTCCAGGATAAGTGAAGGCTGTAGACTTCATTAATGATAAACATGCTTCTTATTAATCGTATTACTTgacaaaaactacaaaaagaacaataaagGTTGAATCATTGtaattacaaaaatgttttggagaaaaactGTCTGTCACAATAGTTTTATCATCTTGTATGAATATCGGTAAACACAATTAATTGTCGTTAGCATGTCTGTCATGCTAGCTAGCTTttcaaagacataaaaagaTGTTCtactttaaatgaaaacacaatttacGTGATCATTTATGTCAAGGCTGATTCAATTACATGTTACAATAGCACAAGTAGCTGAGGACTCTTAAATAAGAAGTGTAAACCATTGCGATAACAGTTAACACTCACTAACTGGCAAGGTGTTAAACTTTAAAACAACTGTGCTGAAGTATAGATACAACGGTAAAATTTGAGTTCCTCTTCAGTTGATAAAGTCATGAGTCATTGAGCTCTGCCACCTTGCTGCAGACGTGCCTGATATCCTTCTGTAGCTTCTCCTTGGTAAGGCGGGATTTGATGTCACCTATCTGCCTCAGGGACTCAATGGCATCATGCACTGAGAGGAAACCTGTTCAAAAGTAAGCCGGGTGTAGAAAATCagttttgctctctttcttatgttcttctgctctctgtttctaATCTCTAGTGAACATGTCCTATTGTCTTAATCATCAGTCATCATGACTTTATCGACTTTAAGAAGTAATATCCAGTAAGTATGAGCTGTGGGTTAGAGGGAAAAACTTTTTCAACAATGATGGGATATTAAatcactctctgtctgactcCCCGCCTGTCTTGCCAAGAATATTTACGACACTCATCAATTATGTATTGCTTTTCTCCCATCTAATACCCTCTGTCCATCTTTTCATCCTATACCTAAAATAGAGTGTTGGACGTATGGCTTTCTAGCACTGAGAGCGATGATTCATAGAGCAGTTTACTCCTGCTGTTATTTACTGTAGGGTGTCTTAgcgtcttttttttatttgtctataCTTTAATAAGGGACTGAGAGGTTGACAGAAAGTGGGAACGGTTTGAGGCCTTGTGCTCCTCGGATATGAGATTGCTATTGGCAAATCAGCGAGGGGATGGATGTCAACAGCAGCCTGATGCAGAGTTGAGATGCGGTACTGACTTACTCAGATGGTTGTGCATGACATAACccatcatttattatatttgagtTAGCCACACAAAGCAGCTGTAGCTCAAATACAATTTATCTAGACTTTAACCTTGGTTCAAGTCTGTTGTGAGACTTATGAGTCAACATGTATGAATTTACATCCTACCCCAGCCTGTCAAAGAGATTCTGGTTGAAATCATCATTAAAGTAGCTCCAGATATACAAACTTGTCGATATTGAGTAACATCTGTacacaatgtaaacatttaatgaaacaaCATGATGTGAGAGTTAAAAAGCTTCTTAGTTAGGCATGTTGCCTCCTGTGTAAAAAGCCCTGCTGCCCTTATTATCAGTACAATTAATATATAGTTCACTCATATTGACCTATGGGATATTAAGTTTCTCATTTgtgggaaaaataaatgaacggTTTTAGTCAAGTAGCCAGTTCACTTCAAAACATGAGTAATTAcagtctgtctctgtttctctgagtCTTTTGTGAAGCTTTCCTGCACGTGAACATTTTCCTTGACGTATATGGAACATATGTGTGCATTTACTCACTGATGACAGCTTGTTACAGACAGTGATAACCCACCTTTGTGGTATTCCTGTttgagcagctgcagctcctgaTGAAGGCTGCTCTCCACTGAGGTCATTCTCTTACTCAGTTTTGTTTCAGAGTGTTTCAGATGATCTGACTGACGACGGTCTGCATGATCCTGCTGGGCCTCAAACTGCTCCACCTGGGCCTCCAGAGCACGTACCTGCGCAGCTAATCTAGACTCAAACTgaatacagaacacacacaataaaactaacattttaaatccacGTTACAGTTTTaaccaatgtttttttcaattgtgGTTTTGAAGCTACTGCTGGTAAAGTTTAAGATATACAActccatatttattttgatatatgACTTTAACTTTGTAATTATAGCACCTGTCTCATTGCTCATCTAATTATCATTGCTTAAAAATGTCTTGCGTAACTCACCAATAGAAAGGCCTCGCTTTAGCTGCAGCTTTCTCACCATCTAATTATCATTATTCAATGTAAAGTTGCTGAGTCACATTTGCAGGTTTAAATAGTTTGATAAAGTGGTCATAACAATGACAGTAAAGACAGATGAAAACTAATTGTACAGATAAACGTTATTCTGAATAAAGCCTGCTTTCTacttatttgttgttattttgataACAATTGCATACATTGTGGGTCATACTGTCAGCTGCTGTACCGTTTTGTCCTGCAGTTTTGTGCGGTGCTCCTGGCTTTGATCCGCATGAGTCCGGGCCAAACTATTGAGCTGTTGTTCTGTCCACTTCCTTAAAGAATCCGTCTGCTCCTTGGCTCCCTTCAGTTCACCTGAAATCCTGCAAAGTCATCaggaataaaaagtaaatgatcTGGTATGCTTTACTCTGAAAATGCAGGCACAGATGAAAGTTAAGAAGCTGCaatttgaatttctttatttcacaCTAGACACTAAAGAAGCCATTAGTAGATTAGATTTGATTagaaaggttttttaaaaaaaaggctaagtAGAAGAATTTGCAATGCTTGATGTAAGGCCCATTTAATACAGCTCATGGTTGGTGCTTGGCATTGGAataagaatgtgtttttttccataaaAAGAATAATCCTCAATCATAAATCAATAATTGATGTTCTGCCAGTTTATGTCAAATGTGGACAGAGATACACAGACTTACATTCTTGAGGtaaaaaatttaaataaagtgaaaagaaaagaaacacttaaTGTTGATCTTACTGCACTGTTTCTTTGGTCAAGCAAAACAAATCTCCCTGTAGTAATGGACCGGTTGCCATTTATATAGGTGAGGTATTTGAAGCTACCATTACTCACACAGCCTTCTGGGACAACGATGTTAAAATGTCTCTAATGAAAGCAGAGTGAGACAAACATTGTGGGCTGTACTGTACCATAACGCACAATGCACAGTCTCTCATCAAATATTTATagaatgtaaaaacacattggCACTTCAATTCATTtgtccttctttttcttcttaataCTAGGAATCATCCTAAATGGGAAAATCAATGCGACCCATTTCAGGACtttaagtgtgtctgtgttttacaCCAAGACTAATCAGACTGctgcttaaaaacaaaaaaatcttcAGGTCCGCTGCTATAGAGACACCTCAATGTTATCTCCACACTGGCTGGCTAATCTAGCTAATATTGACAGTTGTTAAGGCAGTGAATAATAGACAGTGGCGTCTGATTTGGCTGTAAGAAGGCCAGTGTGCTTCCATTCTTTGCTGTTGTCGTGTTTTTGAGCTTGTCTGAAACCTATTATCAAGCAGGTTTGATTCTTTTGTCAGTGGCCATGTACTGTGAGATGTGGGTGCTGGCCTTTCTATtgagtgtagtgtgtgtgtaggtaatGTAGAAGATGATTGTTAGAGGCTGTCAGAGGTGTTGTTTGAGATTTTGAGGCCCTAAATTATGTACTTAAGTTTAGTAGATGGgactattttaaataaattagatGGTCAGAGATAAGGGTTTCACATTGAATGTTTAACAAAAAGCTGAAAGGATTCAAAATCTTCTGATGTCCCTCTGTGGGATAGATGTTCATGAGATTAAATAAGCAAGGAGCACCACGGATAGATGAATGGATGGAAGATATAATATTGcaaactttgttttgtaattACTTCACCTGgctcagaaacacagacagtgtTATTTTGATCTATTTTATCCATTGTTCTTTTGTTTCAAGCATTGTCAGTGACCTAGTTTCTTTAACAGATCCACAGCAATGCTAAATAGAGCATATTCCTCATtcatgtctctgtctttctgcttcTACCATTGCAGAACTATGTGATTCATTTTTCATATTGCTGCCGAATGAGACTTTTCTTCAGTTAGGACTCACAGGGGGTAGTATTTAATAACCAAATTAGTAAATATTGGAATATTATTTGTTATGTGGATTTGGCCAGAATAAAAAGGGTGcattaatcaatcaattaattagATGCTGCTGCTAAAAGCAtatcaaaatagaaaatgactATCCCAGTCACCAGCAGCACACTCACAGATGTTTCTAAAATACAGTTGAAattataacccccccccccccaccaccataATAGTTATATTACCGTCGACTATGTTGCTGTTAATCTTCAGAAGCACCACTGTGCATGGATGTCAGTCCATGGAAAGAAGAAGGGAaggaaatcaaaataaatgctttaatgcaggggtgtccaaactacggctcgggggccattttgaatcggccctcagtcAATTAAgaaagtataatgaaatatggcccacaaattgAACTTGTGCTTATCTTATACTGTCCCCTCTTAAAGatatatgtaaacagatattacacagtattcatgtgttaataagcccacttttaaaataaattgagtcaattaaagatgaaaacattttctaacaaagcttagttgataagaaaaaagccGAATAacttcattaaataaaaagctgcaAATATACTCTTCCTATTTCCTCTTAGAAGCAATgagaggcttctgttttaagggatgagctgccaactgaataaattaaaccctacggagagctgtgatgtaggcagTGTTAtcttaaagcattttctaaCTTATAaattaacttatgaggcaatatacctcacccctagtgaggggcccagcccttcgtatgtttttctgtatgtggcccttggtgaaaaaagtttggacacccctgctttaatgGTATAAACAAGTAACCCCCATTTGGGTTGAGCTTCCTCTTTAATGAATGGCCCCACCTGTCATCAAGTAGTTTAAGTTGCAGATCAGCCATGGAGCTCTTTTGGTTCTGGGTATGCTTTGACGATGAGGCTTCCAGCTTTCCAAGGTCATAATAAATCTGAGCACAAGGAAAAACACCAGCACATACTGTTATGTGACATCTTGTGGTGCTGGCTCAATGATCTGAACTTTACCCTCTACAGTTTTTGCTGAGACAAGGTGATTGAGGCACTGCACCACTCCTGTAGCTGGTCAAGACTGGGAGTAACAACGGTGACCCACTTTCTCTGATTTTTAAATTACCTTTAAGGGACATGCTTGACCACTGCTCCACAGCTAATGTACTGCCATCACAGGGATTTACCTTGCTGTGCCACAAACACAACTGAGAGCAGGCGTACCAGAGTGAGTGTTATGGTCAGTTATGGTCAGCTTTGGATTTAGTTCAGTGCTGGAGAGTATATTATAACATGTGACAAACTGTATGTGTCGTAATCCAGTATTTTAAGAAATTTcccatatatttattttgtaaactgaATTTGACCTCAAAGGCAGTTAACACTGTTTTGATTGAGTCCCCCTGAAATCCCCGTATGAATTAATTTCACATCTCATTTACCTCATTCAGAAAGTGTGGTTGAGCCTCTGAATTTACTTGATAAGACCAGTCTCATTTCGCAGGAATAAAGCTCCATCACAACACCACTTGCTATCCTCTCTAGGATAAACAACAAATACTCCCCCTGTGTATACCCTCcgtttattattttgttcattcAGGCAGCATAATCCCCTTGTTATACCTTAATCCattcacaaaagaaaatgtttttccttaatTTGAAACTAGAGTAAATGAATCGCAGTTTCAACAcactgtgtgtgagaaacagagagagtgGTATACTTTACTAAGTGTAAAAAGTGGCATAAATTAAGATATATGAGAATAAGATTAAGTGTCCAAAACCATGTAGGCATGTCTTTAATTCTCTGCTTAAAAGTAAAGTTGTGCTGTGAGTTCAATGCCAATGCCAGCAAGCTAACATGCTCACTATAATAATGCTAACTTGCTTAACTTGTTTACCATCTAATTTAAGTGTGATAGAATACTCACAGTTCTTAATTAGTGATAGACCTTACGTACAACTGAAGCTTATGGGAATATCTGAGCtttgcacatttacatttgaggATATTCCTTTGCAGTTTTTCCAAGTTTTGATGTCCTGAATGTCGCAGAAAATAAGAAGAATGTTGGTATGTCTAAAAATGTCACACTTACATTTCATCTATCAAACCATTTGTCAGCCTTCACACAATGTCTCTCACTTTGACTTCCATCTCTTTGAGCCGTTTGTCCATGGCTGACCGGAGCTCTGCCACCTCATGCTGCAGTCTAATCAGCCACCGCTCCCCAGAGCTCACATCAGCACTAAGCTTGCAGATGGCGGCATCACACCTGACATAAAAGGtgaggatgaagagagggaCACTTGATACATGAGAAAAGGGGGGTGGTAAGAAAGTTGAGGTAAAGGTTTCAAGTCAGGGGGATGAGCAAAATGCTTTTGACAACATGGAGGAAGCATTTTCTGAACTGATCACATTTCAGACGTTCAATAATTTCCAAGGCATGCTAATGGAAGCCAGAAGAAGGCTCTGCTGAAAATCAAGCAGAGATAGTTTATCAATGACAAACagtgaaataacacatttgaacgTTCCATTCGAAGTGTGTTTGTAACTGATGATGGGCAAAGCTACCAACATAGCAATTTAGCTCTCATTCTTCCTGTGCTAAATTTAAGATGTCATCAGCCAGCAGACACTCTCCCTCTTCTTCAATATTATTATGTTAAGATGCCCAGTGTGAAATAAGGGTTATTTCCCTGTGGAGCACTGCATCTGTACCATAAAAGatttcacaaaacaatacaGTTCATCTACAACCACTGGCCCTTAACCTACTTGATTATTTATGACTTACTCACAAGAGAGGTCATTAGGCTGAGTAGGTGAGGTTTTTCTACAGCATTCATTGGACTATAAATCAGCTGTTTGTTGAGTAATAAGCAATATCTTCTCTCACCACTAACCTCTTAAACACCACAGAGGAGAAGAGCCTGCTGTGAAATAAGATGTTCACAAAATAACATTCACCTATTGTCTCTTTGTGATGTGAAATTAGGAGAAGTTATCTCAGCAGTATTGGGCAATGTTCGCCATGGCTGTTCAAAAtctaataatgataatataataatgccTAGGTAGCTACAGGGGAACATTTCTAATCATTATGCAATCCTAATTGTGACAGCCTCCTTTTCGGCAATGCAATTTCATATGCACCATCTTCACAGACATCACATTATCTGTAAAGGCTCATCAGGAAACTTCACTCTGGTGAGAGCAAAATAATTAATGTGTGCAATCtaagtgtttgtttctgttggaGTGTCAGAGGTGATGCCACACTGGATTTGAAATTTTGAGACTGTAAAGAGTTGCCAGACAGGAAGCAGACTTCATTAGAGGTAAACAACTAAGATATCAGCAAGAAAGCTAAGTCATACCCATAGATTGTCAACTGTGCAGCAGACCTGGGTCTAAGTATTGGCGTAATACCTTAAAATAATACTTTAGACGAAAGTTGAGTGTGCTTGTTTTCAGTCGTCATGGTTGTATCTGAAAACTAAAAGTTTGTATCACAGTGTTTGCAGACATTACTTGACCCATACAATCAGGTCTACATACCTGGTCACTCTTCCTCTCAGGTCTCCAATGTCAGCCATGTTCTTCTGGTCCAGGTTTTGAAGGGCCATAGTGGTTTCAGAGGTGATGGAGACCTGTTGGTTGATCTGTCTTTCAAGGGCCTGCTCGGAACAGAGAGAGCATTTTAGTAGTGGTGCTTTTTATAACATACATGAACTCCCTTTTTGCCCCTCTTTTCAATGCTGTTAAAAGAACCAATGTGGGTAAAACTGCTCTAGAAAGTTAAAAATGCCAGACATTTCATCACCACGTTTAAATGAATGATCCTTCTATGAAACAGTCCATAAATGGGTGCAATATCCCTGATGTTGATAACCCGAACATTAATACGACGCTCTGAATTATCATGAGAGCAAGTAGTGACTGTGTGATGTTCCTTTCATCTGATTACCCAGCACATTTACTTCCCCGCCTGAGCTTAATTCCTCCATGTGCATAATGAATTAGCTCTCAGGCTTCATGTTATATTTCAGATAATGACAGCCTCTAATCATGTTAACAGCCCAGTTGTTATGAACTAATGAAGTAATGAGTAACCATTTTGTGCTCTGTTTGTATGAGTCAGTTATCAAACTAGAGGGGCTAGATGTTGTGCTCGATTAAAGATaattgtacataaaaaaaatgttctgcatGTATAGACAAAATTTCCACGGGTTGATGTTGATGAGGAGTCGGGCAGGCTTTGCTCAGACGCTGCACCATTCTATCAGGTGTAATCAAATCAGCTGCGACTGTGTGTCCGGGAGTGTGCTACACATCAAAGGAGATGAGAAGAGAGGAAGGCAGATAAAAGAAGGAATGAGAAAAGACGACTAGATGTGTAGAGAGAAAATTGGATGCAAACACATAGACAATGACTTCATagataataaaaagatatacCCGACAAATCCATGAAATCCATTAGTGCATACATCTGGGTACCTGTATGTCCATGCTAAGCTGCTTGACGATGCGTGTTATGGTCAGTATGTGATTCTCCAGCAGCTTGCGGGACAGTGTCTCGACCTGGAGGGAGCCCTGGGCCGACTGCAGACCTGCTGCCACTTCCTCTCTGATCCTGAAAGCCTGTTCTAGCAGCACAGCCAG of the Eleginops maclovinus isolate JMC-PN-2008 ecotype Puerto Natales chromosome 12, JC_Emac_rtc_rv5, whole genome shotgun sequence genome contains:
- the fam81b gene encoding protein FAM81B, which codes for MSRKLQPYQKPGSLSGQERTLAVLLEQAFRIREEVAAGLQSAQGSLQVETLSRKLLENHILTITRIVKQLSMDIQALERQINQQVSITSETTMALQNLDQKNMADIGDLRGRVTRCDAAICKLSADVSSGERWLIRLQHEVAELRSAMDKRLKEMEVKIYYDLGKLEASSSKHTQNQKSSMADLQLKLLDDRISGELKGAKEQTDSLRKWTEQQLNSLARTHADQSQEHRTKLQDKTFESRLAAQVRALEAQVEQFEAQQDHADRRQSDHLKHSETKLSKRMTSVESSLHQELQLLKQEYHKGFLSVHDAIESLRQIGDIKSRLTKEKLQKDIRHVCSKVAELNDS